From Salvelinus sp. IW2-2015 linkage group LG33, ASM291031v2, whole genome shotgun sequence, one genomic window encodes:
- the LOC111957442 gene encoding cationic amino acid transporter 4 — translation MATCGRGCIPAVRFCQRLNRLKTLDDDLMVTSMKRCLTMVDLALLGVGGMVGSGLYVLTGTVAKDTAGPAVVLSFLIAGIASLMAALCYAEFGARVPRTGSAYMFTYVSCGEIWAFLIGWNVVLEYMIGGAAVARAWSGYLDSMFNHTIQNYTENHIMKWNVPYIAHYPDLLAAGILVVATIFITFGVRVSSWLNHIFSAVSLVVILFILVFGFVLADPVNWSQKEGGFAPFGVNGVMAGTATCFYAFVGFDVIAASSEEAKNPQRAIPMATAISLGMAATAYILVSTVLTLMVPWHSLDPNSALSDAFFRRGYSWAGYIVAVGSICAMNTVLLSNLFSLPRIVYAMAEDGLFFSFFAKVNPVTKVPVNAILVFGLLMAVMALIFDLEALVQFLSIGTLLAYTFVAASVIVLRFQPEKERTSSKANSTMSPNSNPEPSPEVSESQIIAQDSGELKEYESFSDKLQLVEMQNTRERSAPGVLKARWEPYLGRLLGDFEPGEVVAFSVLAVMVSSVSLCAVFVFGSNQLQLPTWSFAVLIVVFGSTFLLSLVIIYAHEPHVNTKTFQVPLVPFIPAASILMNVFLMLKLSPMTWIRFTVWVAAGLLVYFGYGIWHSKEGLRELQPKDMAARYVVLPSGSLVETVQSVQPNGQRDASTLHTTPSPSAEEQQAKR, via the exons ATGGCGACCTGCGGGCGTGGCTGCATCCCTGCAGTGCGTTTCTGCCAGAGGCTGAACCGACTGAAGACCCTGGATGATGACTTGATGGTGACGTCAATGAAGCGTTGCCTGACCATGGTGGACCTGGCCCTGCTGGGTGTTGGGGGCATGGTGGGCTCTGGCCTCTACGTCCTGACTGGCACTGTTGCCAAGGACACCGCTGGACCTGCcgtggtcctctccttcctcataGCAGGCATCGCCTCCCTGATGGCTGCCCTCTGCTATGCAGAGTTCGGAGCTCGTGTTCCCAGAACGGGCTCGGCCTACATGTTCACCTATGTTTCTTGTGGAGAGATCTGGGCCTTTCTCATTGGCTGGAACGTAGTGTTGGAGTACATGATTGGTGGAGCCGCGGTGGCGCGGGCGTGGAGTGGTTACCTGGACTCCATGTTTAACCACACCATCCAGAACTACACAGAGAACCACATAATGAAGTGGAATGTTCCCTATATCGCCCACTACCCTGACCTGCTGGCTGCTGGGATTCTAGTTGTTGCCACCATCTTCATAACCTTCGGAGTGCGAGTCTCCTCTTGGCTCAACCACATCTTCTCAGCCGTTAGTCTGGTTGTCATACTCTTCATCTTGGTGTTTGGCTTCGTGCTAGCCGACCCAGTCAACTGGAGCCAGAAGGAAGGAGGTTTTGCACCGTTCGGTGTCAATGGGGTGATGGCGGGCACAGCCACCTGCTTTTACGCATTTGTTGGCTTTGATGTGATTGCAGCCTCCAGTGAGGAGGCAAAGAACCCCCAGCGAGCCATTCCCATGGCCACAGCCATTTCCCTGGGCATGGCCGCCACAGCCTATATCCTGGTCTCCACAGTCCTCACTCTCATGGTGCCTTGGCACTCGCTCGACCCAAACTCAGCCCTGTCTGACGCCTTCTTCCGCCGAGGCTACAGCTGGGCTGGCTACATTGTGGCAGTAGGGTCCATCTGTG CCATGAACACAGTGCTACTCAgcaacctcttctctctccctcggaTTGTTTATGCTATGGCGGAAGAtggcctcttcttctccttcttcgcCAAGGTCAACCCTGTCACCAAGGTCCCTGTTAATGCCATCTTGGTGTTTGGCCTCCTCATGGCCGTCATGGCCCTCATCTTTGACCTGGAGGCCCTGGTCCAGTTCCTGTCCATCGGCACCCTCCTGGCCTACACCTTTGTGGCAGCCAGTGTCATCGTGCTGCGCTTCCAGCCTGAGAAGGAGAGGACCAGTTCCAAGGCTAACTCCACCATGTCCCCCAACTCTAACCCTGAGCCCTCGCCCGAAGTCTCAGAGTCTCAGATCATAGCTCAGGACAGTGGGGAGCTGAAGGAGTATGAGTCCTTCTCAGACAAGCTGCAGCTGGTGGAGATGCAGAATACCAGGGAACGGAGTGCCCCAGGGGTGTTGAAGGCCCGCTGGGAGCCCTACCTGGGCAGGTTGCTGGGGGACTTTGAGCCAGGGGAAGTGGTGGCCTTTTCTGTGCTGGCGGTGATGGTGAGCTCAGTGTCCCTCTGTGCCGTGTTTGTGTTTGGGAGTAACCAGCTTCAGCTGCCTACGTGGAGCTTCGCCGTGCTAATAGTGGTGTTTGGCTCGACCTTCCTCCTCAGCCTGGTCATCATATATGCCCATGAACCTCATGTCAACACCAAAACCTTCCAG GTACCCTTGGTCCCATTCATTCCTGCTGCAAGCATCCTCATGAATGTGTTCCTAATGCTGAAGCTCAGCCCCATGACCTGGATCCGCTTTACTGTATGGGTGGCTGCAG GTCTGCTCGTGTATTTTGGCTATGGGATCTGGCACAGTAAGGAGGGCCTGAGGGAGCTGCAGCCCAAGGATATGGCAGCCAGGTACGTGGTGCTCCCCAGTGGCAGCCTGGTAGAGACAGTCCAGTCTGTGCAGCCGAATGGACAGCGTGACGCCAGCACCCTCCACACCACTCCCTCCCCGTCTGCTGAGGAGCAGCAGGCAAAGAGATGA
- the LOC111958260 gene encoding coiled-coil domain-containing protein 157-like isoform X1, which produces MSQEDSNSKLKAEISLQQERLHKLKCERDKLHQEVKALQVEEEARNKLEEKTQKLEVQLSSTQLLLDKENSKYQNACHQQESLQAKQMSLLERVDALDQECEELQGQLGETEDTQTGLQDRLTHISEEKDQLKTQLTQEQTTSLSSFGFSQSLPDTPRERQLNPTPYVQHSPLQTSSAGVLKH; this is translated from the exons ATGTCCCAGGAGGATAGCAACTCCAAACTGAAGGCAGAGATTAGTTTGCAACAAGAAAGGTTACACAAACTCA agtgtgagagagataaGCTACATCAGGAAGTGAAGGCCTTGCAGGTAGAGGAAGAGGCACGGAATAAACTAGAGGAAAAGACACAAAAACTGGAGGTTCAACTGTCCAGTACTCAGCTCTTACTTGACAAAGAGAACTCCAAGTACCAGAATGCATGTCACCAACAGGAG TCACTGCAGGCCAAGCAGATGTCTCTATTGGAGAGAGTGGATGCTCTGGACCAGGAGTGTGAGGAGCTTCAAGGACAGTTGGGGGAGACTGAGGACACACAGACAGGCCTACAGGATAGACTGACACACATCTCAGAGGAGAAGGACCAACTTAAAACCCAGCTCACCCAAGAACAG ACAACCTCTCTCAGCAGCTTTGgattctcccagtctctgcctgacactcccagagagagacagctaaATCCCACCCCCTACGTACAACACAGCCCTCT ACAGACCTCCAGTGCAGGAGTGTTGAAACATTGA
- the LOC111958260 gene encoding coiled-coil domain-containing protein 157-like isoform X2, with the protein MSQEDSNSKLKAEISLQQERLHKLKCERDKLHQEVKALQVEEEARNKLEEKTQKLEVQLSSTQLLLDKENSKYQNACHQQESLQAKQMSLLERVDALDQECEELQGQLGETEDTQTGLQDRLTHISEEKDQLKTQLTQEQSLRPCGLSFRRRSRDCRVMWAS; encoded by the exons ATGTCCCAGGAGGATAGCAACTCCAAACTGAAGGCAGAGATTAGTTTGCAACAAGAAAGGTTACACAAACTCA agtgtgagagagataaGCTACATCAGGAAGTGAAGGCCTTGCAGGTAGAGGAAGAGGCACGGAATAAACTAGAGGAAAAGACACAAAAACTGGAGGTTCAACTGTCCAGTACTCAGCTCTTACTTGACAAAGAGAACTCCAAGTACCAGAATGCATGTCACCAACAGGAG TCACTGCAGGCCAAGCAGATGTCTCTATTGGAGAGAGTGGATGCTCTGGACCAGGAGTGTGAGGAGCTTCAAGGACAGTTGGGGGAGACTGAGGACACACAGACAGGCCTACAGGATAGACTGACACACATCTCAGAGGAGAAGGACCAACTTAAAACCCAGCTCACCCAAGAACAG TCCCTGAGGCCTTGTGGTCTGAGCTTCAGAAGGAGAAGCAGAGATTGTAGAGTCATGTGGGCAAGCTGA